Within the Pseudomonas sp. SL4(2022) genome, the region GCAAAAACCACAGATTGATGCCTCCGACGCCCTGGCGATTGCACTTTGTCATGCGCACCACCGGCAGAGTCTGATTCCCCATGGCCTGGCTGGGGCCAAGCGGCGCGCGGGTCGCCTCCGGTTGTAACGTAACTTTTAAGGAAAGCAGCGGTGATCGGACGTTTGCGTGGCACCCTGGCGGAAAAGCAGCCGCCCTATGTGATTCTTGACATAAATGGTTTGGGTTATGAGCTGGAAGTGCCCATGACCACCCTGTACCGTCTGCCCACCGTCGGTGAGCCGTTGACCCTGCACACCCATCTGGTGGTGCGCGAGGATGCGCATCTGTTGTATGGCTTTTTTGAAAAGCGTGAGCGCGAGCTGTTTCGCGAGTTGATCCGCCTTAATGGGGTTGGCCCGAAACTGGCGCTGGCCCTGATGTCTGGCCTTGAGGTCGATGAGTTAGTGCGTTGTGTGCAGGCGCAGGACACGTCGGTGCTGGTGAAGATCCCAGGCGTTGGCAAGAAAACCGCCGAGCGCCTGCTGGTTGAGCTGAAAGACCGCTTCAAAGCCTGGGAAACTCTACCGGGCATGTCGACCCTGGTGGTTGAACCTCGTGGGGGGAGTGCAGTCTCAAGCGCGGAGAATGATGCGGTCAGTGCACTTATTTCGCTCGGCTACAAACCCCAGGAAGCCAGTCGCGCCGTCTCAGCGATTAAGGAAGACGGTTTGAGCAGTGAAGATATGATTCGTCGAGCCCTGAAGGGAATGGTCTAGTGCTAGAAGCCGATCGTCTGATTACCGCGACCACCCGCGACCGTGATGAGCAGGTGGATCGTGCCATTCGCCCGCTGAAACTGGCCGAATACATCGGTCAGCCGAGTGTGCGCGAGCAGATGGAGCTGTTTATCCAGGCCGCTCGTGGGCGCAGCGAAGCGCTCGATCACACCCTGATCTTCGGGCCGCCCGGTCTGGGCAAGACCACCTTGGCCAATATCATTGCGCAGGAAATGAATGTTTCGATCAAGAGCACCTCGGGACCGGTGCTGGAGCGGCCGGGCGATCTGGCGGCGCTGCTGACCAATCTTGAGCCGGGTGATGTGTTGTTTATCGATGAGATTCATCGCCTGTCACCGATTGTCGAGGAAGTGCTGTACCCGGCCATGGAGGACTTTCAGCTCGACATCATGATCGGCGAAGGCCCGGCCGCGCGCTCGATCAAGCTCGATCTGCCGCCTTTTACCCTAGTCGGTGCCACCACGCGCGCCGGCATGCTGACCAATCCGCTGCGTGATCGCTTCGGCATTGTGCAGCGCCTGGAGTTCTATAACACCGAAGACCTGGCGACCATCGTCATGCGTTCGGCGGGGATTCTCGGCCTGTCCATCGAGTCCCATGGTGCCTTCGAGATTGCCCGTCGGGCGCGCGGTACGCCACGTATTGCCAACCGTCTGCTGCGGCGTGTGCGCGATTTTGCCGAAGTGCGCGGGCAGGGGGATATCACACGTCCCATCGCCGATCTCGCGCTGAACCTGCTCGACGTCGACGAGCGTGGCTTCGATCACCAGGATCGACGTCTACTGCTGACCATGATCGAGAAGTTCGACGGTGGCCCGGTGGGGGTCGACAACCTGGCTGCCGCCATCAGTGAAGAGCGTCACACCATTGAGGACGTTCTTGAGCCCTATTTGATCCA harbors:
- the ruvA gene encoding Holliday junction branch migration protein RuvA yields the protein MIGRLRGTLAEKQPPYVILDINGLGYELEVPMTTLYRLPTVGEPLTLHTHLVVREDAHLLYGFFEKRERELFRELIRLNGVGPKLALALMSGLEVDELVRCVQAQDTSVLVKIPGVGKKTAERLLVELKDRFKAWETLPGMSTLVVEPRGGSAVSSAENDAVSALISLGYKPQEASRAVSAIKEDGLSSEDMIRRALKGMV
- the ruvB gene encoding Holliday junction branch migration DNA helicase RuvB gives rise to the protein MLEADRLITATTRDRDEQVDRAIRPLKLAEYIGQPSVREQMELFIQAARGRSEALDHTLIFGPPGLGKTTLANIIAQEMNVSIKSTSGPVLERPGDLAALLTNLEPGDVLFIDEIHRLSPIVEEVLYPAMEDFQLDIMIGEGPAARSIKLDLPPFTLVGATTRAGMLTNPLRDRFGIVQRLEFYNTEDLATIVMRSAGILGLSIESHGAFEIARRARGTPRIANRLLRRVRDFAEVRGQGDITRPIADLALNLLDVDERGFDHQDRRLLLTMIEKFDGGPVGVDNLAAAISEERHTIEDVLEPYLIQQGYIMRTPRGRVVTRHAYLHFGLNIPKRMGELPTADLFARDDD